DNA sequence from the Sulfurimonas sediminis genome:
CATGCCTATACACATAAATGCTTCATGATACTGGGCATCATCAGGATAGGTGTAGTGCGTGTCATTTGTAGCCACCACTTTGATGCCTGTCTCTTTGGAAATTTTTAAAATCTGTTCATCTATGTAGAGTTGATCTCCGATACCGTGACGCATAAGTTCAAGATAAAAATCATCTCCAAAAATATCTTGATACTCTCGGGCAACATTTAAAGCACCCTCATATCCGAGTGCTCCGTTTTTGACATTTCTTTCATTTTGCAGATTTAGGTGCCAGTTTACCTCTCCCTGCAGACATGCAGAGGTGCAGATAAGCCCCTCACTGTGTTCTCTCAACTCTTTTTTGTTAATTCGCGGAAAATAGTAAAAGCCCTCTATAAAGGCTTTTGAAGAGAGGTACATCAGATTTTCATATCCCTTTTTATTTTTGGCATATAAACAGATATGAAAACGCTGTTTTGTACTTTTGTCACCAAGTGTTTCACCGTTATGAATGTAACCCTCCATGCCGATAATAGGCTTGAGTCCGGCACTTTTCATCTGCTTGTAAAAATCAATAGCTCCAAACATATTGCCATGATCTGTCATAGCAACACTGGTCATACCAAGTTCTTTGACGCGTGAAACCAGGTTTGAGAGTTTGTTGGCACCGTCTAACAGTGAATATTCTGTATGAAGATGTAAATGTGTAAAGGAAGGTTTTGCACTCAAAAAATCACTCCATTTTTTAGTATATAAAGAATAAAGTGATTATAGTTAAAATGACTTAATTTGAGGTAAGAAGATAAAAAAAGCTCTTTATTTAAGAAGCTTTTTCCATGCCTTTTTTACTTTTTTGACAAGCTTCTCGGTAATGCCTTTTATTTCTGTCAGCATGTTCGGATTTTGGTGTAATACACCAATTACCTCATCCACATCACCAAAATGTTCTACTATTTTTTTTACTTTCTTTTTTCCTATGCCTTTTACAGATGTCAAAAAATCACTCAGTTCTTCTTGTGTAATTTTCACCTCATCACGAAAAGATTCCTGAGATTCATCTTTCGTAGGTTTTGGAACTTCTACATTCGAATCTTTCTTCAAAGAACGCAATGGCTTCAGCGAGAGTTTGTCCTGATAATTCCATTTTTCACTCGGCCACTCCTCACTGTATCGCGGTTTGACGGCAGAAATTTTATATTTCTTGTCCAGTTCGTGCAGGTAGACTTCTTTTTCGCCATACATTTTTTTCTTTTTTCCAAAATAGGCGCCGTCATAACTTGCATGGAATTCACCAAAGGTAATGTGTCGCATTGTTCTGAGCAAATCAGGAGAGATCTTGCCCAACTCTTCCCAGTTAAACATTGGAATATGCGGTTTTCTAAATCTTCCCTCGCTTAACAGCCACATCAGATATTCCCCAATCCAGTCTCTTATATAAGGAAATGCGGCAAATGCAGTAGCACACTCTAAAATACGCACTTTCCCGTCTTTACCGTAGGCTACATCACAGGCCCAGTATTCTGCTTTGGCTGCTTTAGAAACTTTTACAGCCAAATCAAGTACTGATTTTGGTACATCATTATAATCCATGCTGCCGCCTTGAGAAGTATTTGTCAGCCATTCCCCCTCAGGCGCACGACGCCAAAAGGCACATACAGGTTTATGCCCTATGAGCATAACACGGATGTCTGCTTCCATAGGAACAAAATCCTGCACATAAACGGGATGATATCTTTTTTCTTCCAAAAGTTTTTTTGCTTCCTCATAACTGTCCACTTTATGCACAAAATAACCGCCGTAATTTGAAGGTCCGTAGGACTTTTTGATGATTTTAGGGTATTTTGCTTTTTTCAGTGCTTCATCCGCTTTTTTATGATTGTAGTAAATGTATGTTTTTGGAATCGGCAAATCATATTTCCAGGCAAAACGTGTCACATTCTCTTTTGATTTGTTGGAAAACTGTGTATCCAAAGAAGGAATAAAGCGTACATGAGGCAAGGCTCGGGCAATTTCACGAAATGTCTCATAAGCAGTAGCAGGAATATTGCCGATAAGCACATCAATTTTTTTGTCTTTGACCTCTTGAATAAATCTCTCTTTATCATTTTTCCAGTGATAGGTCACTGTTTCTATTTTATTCGGCCACCCTTTAAAATTAGAGTGGTCAAAAAATCTTAGGACATAGTCCATATATAAAAGGCCTAATTTCGGTAACTCTTTATTGCTTAATCCCATGCTGCTTATTCCTTAATCAGTGAAGTTAAATTATTTAACTTTTTCTAAATACTCGCCGTCAACTGTATTGACTTTAACAGTATCACCCTCTAGCACATGATACGGTACCTGAACAACAGCACCGCTTTCGAGTGTTGCAGGTTTTTTACTTCCGCTTGATGTATCACCTTTAAAATTCGGCGGTGTTTCTGTGATTACAAATTCCATTACTTCAGGAGCCTGCACAGAAATTGCCTTGCCTTTGTAAAACACAATATCAACATTGATACCGTCTTTAAACCATTTCGAAGCATCATCACACTGCTCATATGTCAAGCCAAGCTGATCATATGTTTCATTATCCATAAACTGATACATCTCTCCGTCATCATACAGATACTGCATTGTTTTGTATTCAATCACAGGCACTTCAAACTTGTCACCCGCATGCACAGTTTTTTCAACAACTTTGCCGTTTAAAAAACTTTTCATTTTCATACGGACAAATGCCGCACCTTTTCCCGGTTTTACATGTTGAAACTCTACAACTTTATAAGGAACCTCACCTACTATTAAACGCACATTTTTTTTGATATCACTCATACCGACTGTTGCCATTCACTCACCTTTAAATTATTTTGGATAATTCTATAATAAAAGGGCTTAGAAGTCTCTAATATAAAATAAAAATCTTCTTTACTCCGTTTTATTCCCATTTACAATCTTTATTCACACAATTAAGCACTTCTTAATATGCAGAGGCGTACAATTGATAAAAAGCAATTGGAGCTTAAAATGGAAATTTCTTCATCATTAAATACTATTACCGTCAAAGGCAATATTAAAGCACTGAGTCATTATGAAGCAATAAAAAGAGAAATTGAAAACATTGTCAACAACACACCGGACACAGCAACTATAAAAATTCTTATTTTAGAATCCATCTCCATTACTTCTTCGATAATAGGATATTTATGCAAACTCGTTGACGAAG
Encoded proteins:
- a CDS encoding ATP-grasp domain-containing protein gives rise to the protein MGLSNKELPKLGLLYMDYVLRFFDHSNFKGWPNKIETVTYHWKNDKERFIQEVKDKKIDVLIGNIPATAYETFREIARALPHVRFIPSLDTQFSNKSKENVTRFAWKYDLPIPKTYIYYNHKKADEALKKAKYPKIIKKSYGPSNYGGYFVHKVDSYEEAKKLLEEKRYHPVYVQDFVPMEADIRVMLIGHKPVCAFWRRAPEGEWLTNTSQGGSMDYNDVPKSVLDLAVKVSKAAKAEYWACDVAYGKDGKVRILECATAFAAFPYIRDWIGEYLMWLLSEGRFRKPHIPMFNWEELGKISPDLLRTMRHITFGEFHASYDGAYFGKKKKMYGEKEVYLHELDKKYKISAVKPRYSEEWPSEKWNYQDKLSLKPLRSLKKDSNVEVPKPTKDESQESFRDEVKITQEELSDFLTSVKGIGKKKVKKIVEHFGDVDEVIGVLHQNPNMLTEIKGITEKLVKKVKKAWKKLLK
- the efp gene encoding elongation factor P translates to MATVGMSDIKKNVRLIVGEVPYKVVEFQHVKPGKGAAFVRMKMKSFLNGKVVEKTVHAGDKFEVPVIEYKTMQYLYDDGEMYQFMDNETYDQLGLTYEQCDDASKWFKDGINVDIVFYKGKAISVQAPEVMEFVITETPPNFKGDTSSGSKKPATLESGAVVQVPYHVLEGDTVKVNTVDGEYLEKVK